The Microterricola viridarii genome segment CCGCGACGTCGACGGGCAGCACCACACACACCCGCTATTCGACGTCGCGTCGAGGGCTGTTCGTGCGTGCACTCGTGCGGTTGGCGGAGGTCTGGCAGGCGCTACGCGCCGCGCTCGGCACCGCCCTGGTGTGGCTGCGGGAGACCGTCACACCGGCCGGCGGGCTGGCCGCGCTCGCCCTGCTCGCGCTGCCGCTGGGTGTCGTGCTGGGCTGGACGGAGCTGATCGTGGCCGGTGTGCTCGCCGCCGCGCTGCTGCTACTGGCCGTGCCGTTCCTGCTCGGCGGCAAGGCCTACGCCGTCGAGTTCCTCGTGCCCGTTGACCGCGTCGTCGCCGGCGGCGAGGTGCGCGGCACGCTCGACATCACCAACATCTCCCGCAGCTTCGAGCTGCCGGGGCGCGTGGATGTGCCGATCGGGCGGGGAACGACCGAGATCGCGGTGCCGCTGCTGCGCCCGGGCGCGCACCACCGCGAGCTGGTCATGATCCCCACCCCGCGCCGCGGCATCATCGACATCGGGCCCGTCACCACGCTGCGCACCGACCCGGTCGGGCTGCTGCGCCGCGAGCACGCACAGGCCGAGGTGCACCGCCTCTACGTGCACCCGGTGACCGTGTCGATCCCCAGCACCAGCGCCGGCTTCGTGCGCGACCTCGAGGGCAACCCGACGAACCGCATCGTCGACGCCGACATGTCGTTCCACGCGATCCGCGAGTACGCCTCGGGTGACGCCCAGCGCAGTATCCACTGGAAGTCCACCGCGAAGACCGGCCAGCTGATGGTGCGCCAATACGAGGAGAGCCGCCGGTCACGGCTCGTCGTCGTGCTCAGCCTGCAACCGGCCGACTTCCACAGCGAGGACGAGTTCGAGATCGCGGTGAGCGCGGCCGGCTCCCTCGGTACCCGGGCCATCCGTGACGGCCGCGATCTCGCTGTCGTGGCGAGCGCGCAGATCCAGGAGTTGGCCCGCAGCTCGGTGCACAGCATCCGGAGCCTGCCGGTCGTCTCGACCCGGGCACTGCTCGACGAGCTGAGCGGGGTCGAGACAGCGGTGAGCACCATGCCCATCGAGGACGTCTGCTCGCTCACCGGTCAGGCGATCCCCGACGTGTCGATCGCCATCATCGTCTGCGGCTCGGCGGTGACCGCCACCCGGCTGCGCAGCCTCAGCCTGCGATTCGGCCCGGATGTCGCCGTGCTCGCCGTCCGCATCGACCCGCTTGCCGTGCCGAGCTACCGGGAGCTGGCCGGCGTCGGCGTTCTCACGATCGCCGTGCTCGAGGACCTGCGCTCGCTTCTGGCCAGGAGGGCATCGTGAGCGGGCCGACGCGGCGCAGCCCGCTCCGGGACCGGCTCCGCGGCGTCCCGCTCGTCAGCGGTGGCGCCTACGTTCTGGCCATGGCGGTGCTCGTTGCGGCGGCCGCCTGGCCGATCTACCAGAGCCCGTATTTCCTGGTCGCCGCTGGCGGTGCGGTGCTGCTTGGCATCGGAGTCGCGCTGCTCAGCCTGATCCGCCGCTGGTCCTGGTTCACGACCCTGCTGGTGACCGTCGGCGCCTATCTGGTCTTCGGTGTGCCGCTGGCGGTGCCCTCCGGGCTCGGCGGTGTGCAGGAGGCGCTGCGCGGCTTCCTCGAGCTGCTTGGACGCAGCGTGTTCGGCTGGAAGGAGCTGGTGACGATCGCGTTGCCGGTCGGCAGCTACCAGGCCCTGCTCGTGCCCTTCTTCGCCGTGATGCTCTGCGCCGTCGTGCTGGCGCTTTCGCTGGTCTGGCGCAGCACACGGTTCGACCTGCTCGCCGTGCCGGTGATGCTCGCCGCCATCGGCTTCGGAATCGCCTTCGGCTCGAGCCTGATGAGCCCGGCCTGGAGCCTCGGCGACCTGAGCGTGCCCGCCCCGCGCGAGACGCTGATCGGCGCGGCCGGCTTCCTGCTCTCCCTCAGCTTCCTGACCGGGAGGGCGGGGCGCGTGCGACGGGCCGCGCAGAACCGCAGCGCGGCATCCGGGGCCGGCAGCCGCAGTCTCGCCGGTTCCGCGCGGCGCGCCAGCCGGGCGGCCCTGACCGCTGCCGTGCTGGTCACCGCCGTGGCAGTGGCCGTTCCCGCCGCGGCCGTGCCGCTCCGGGTCGACCAGCGCGATGTGTTGCGCACGGCGATCGAGCCCGAGCTGGCGTTGCGCGAGTTCGTCAGCCCGCTGAGTGCCTACCGCGGCTTCCTCGCCGACGACCGTTTCGACACCGAGCTGCTGCAGCTCTCGTCGCGTGGGGTGCAACCAGACAGGCTGCGCCTGGCGGTCATGAGCTACTACGACGGCGAGGTGTTCCGTGTGGTGGACCCGGCGCGCGGAGTCGACGAGCGTTCGACTGCCTTCGCCCGCACCCCCGGGGTTGCGGTCGGCACGGCCGCCGAGACGACGCTCGACGTCACCGTCGGCGGGTACAACGAGGTGTGGATGCCGCTGGCCGGCCAGCTGGACCGCGTCGACTTCCACGGCAGCCGCAAGCAGGCGCTCACCGATGGCTTCTTCTACAACGAGCGGACCGCGGCCGGCGTGCAGCTGAACCAGCTGCGAGAGGGAGACAGCTTCACCGTGCGCGCGAGCGCCGCGGTCGCCGCCGACCCCAGCGCCCTCGCCGCCGCGCGCAAGCCGCGCACCAGGGCCGAGCTCTTCGACGAGTCCGTGTTCCCCGAGAGCCTCGGCAAATGGGTCGAGGCGCAGAGCCTCGGCAGCAGTGATGGTGCGGCGCTGCAGGAGCTGATCACCCGCCTGCGCCAGCGCGGCTACCTCAGCCACTCGCTGACGGCGGCGGGCCCTGAGGGTCACAAATGGCAGCAGGAGCACCAGAACTACGCCTTCGCGCCGAGTCTGGCCGGGCACTCGGTCGGCCGCATCGACATGCTCTTCAGCTCCTTGCTCGACAAGCAGAACGCGACGAGCACGAGCGACAACACCGAGCTGGTGGCCGCCGTGGGCGACGACGAGCAGTTCGCCGTCGCCGCGGCCCTGCTCGCCGAGTCGCTCGGCTTTCCGGCCCGCGTGGTGCTCGGCTTCCGGCTAGGCGTGGACGGCGCGGCGGCACCGGCATCCGGAATGCCGGCCTGCGCCGACGGCAGCTGCAGTGGGCGCAACCTGAGCGCGTGGATCGAGGTGCAGGATGACGGCGGCCAGTGGATCACCGTCGATGTCACCCCGCAGTACGAGCACCCGCTCTCGCCGAGCGAGGAGCTGACCCGCGACCCGCAGAACACCACGGAGGTGATCACGGACGGTGCGACGGAAGTGACCCCTCCGGATGCCGAGCCCGCGGGCGGCGGAGAGAGCCCCAAAGACGAGGGCGAGCAAGCGCTCGACCTGGCCTGGCTCTTCACGGCGCTGAAGATCGCCGGCCTGGTGCTGCTTGTGCTGCTGCTGCTCGTCGCCCCGCTGCTCGCCATGACACTCGCCAAGGCGCTGCGTCGGCGCTCGCGCCGCAGGGCCGCCGATACGACGGCGCGCATCGCCGGCGGTTGGGACGACTACGTTGACACCGCCGTCGACCTCGGGCTGCCCGCCCCGGGCACCGACACCCGCACCGAGCTGGCGGCCCGTTACGACAGCCCGAACGGCCACACGATCGCCGTGCTCGCCGACGAGGCCGTATTCGGTCCCGTCGACCCGGGCCGGGCCGAGGGCGACGCGTTCTGGGCGGCCGTTGACACCGAACGTGCACTGCTCAGCAGCGAGTTCAGCCGCTGGCAACGACTGCGCGCCCGACTGTCGCTGCGCTCCTTCAGCCAGCGCCTGCGCGCGAAGGCGCCCCGCAATGGGTAGATTCACAGGGAACGGTTCGGTACAGCAGATTTCACGATCTTCGAGAAGGAGGAAGGCGCCGGCACGGCCCGCGGCGTCGCACGACCATGAGTGAAGGCTCGATTCTGCTCGTCGGCGCGGTCGTCGCGATCCTCGCGGTCGTCGCGCTGGCCGTCTGGGGCGCGTTCGCGCTGTCCGCCCGCGCCCGCCGGCGGAGGGCCGAGGCTGAATCGGAGCCGGTGAGCGCACCTCGTCTCGGCGCCCCGGCATTCGCGAGCGCACCCGCCCTCACAGGCATGCCCGCCGACGAGGTGCCCGCGCGCATCCCCTTCGGCAGCGCCGGCGCAGGGGGCGCCGCTCACACCGCTGTCCTCGCCGATGTCGACGCAGCCGATGTCGACGCAGCCGAGAACGCCCCCGCCGAGATCGTCGCCGCCGACGTCCCCGTCGAGACCGCCGCGATCAGCTACACGCTCGCGATGCTCCTGTCCGAGGCGCCCGCGTCGAGCTCGTCCCCGCCTGCCCCCATCGAGATGCCGGTCGAGCTGTCGGTTCGCATCGAGTCCGCGGCGCCGGCGCCGCCCGCCGTGCGGCCGCTGATCGATTCCGTGCCCGACTTCAGCGCCAAGCCAGCCACGCCCGCCGCAGCAGCAGCGCCTGCCGTGTTGAACGTGGAAGAGCTGTCGGCGGCCGCGGTCGCCGCGGCATCCGAGCTCGATGACGCCGCGGACGACATGGAAGCGACCATCATCGCCGGCCGCCGCAACCGGGCGTGGGTGTTCGAGTCCGAGTCGGGCCAGCGGGTTCCGCTTAGCGCCGAGGTGGTGCTGCTCGGACGCAACCCCTCGCCCCTCGCCGGGTTCGAGGACGCCCAGCTGGTCACCGTGCGTGATCTCGGCCGCACCGTGTCCAAGACGCACGCGCGGGTTCAGCGGCACGAGAACGGGTGGCAGATCACCGACCTGAGCTCCACCAACGGCGTCTACCTCATCGGGCCAGACGGCAATGAGATCGAGCTCGAGCCCGGCATCGCCGTGGCCACCACCGACCAGTTCATCTTGGGCGACATGTCTGCCCGCATCTTTCAGGAGGAGTGAGCGGTGCACCAACGCTCTACCGAAACTCTGGCCGAGAACCCCGTCGTGCTCCGCTATCAGGCGCACACGGATGTCGGTCACAAGCGCGCCGTCAACGAAGACGCCGTGCTCGCCGCGCACCCCGTCTTCATCGTGGCCGATGGGATGGGCGGGCACGAGGCCGGCGACCTGGCCAGCGCCGCCATCGTCGAGGCTTTCCTGCCCCTTGTCGGCCTGCCCGAAGTGCTGCCGGAACAGGTGGTCGCCGCGGTCGGGCGGGCCCAGGTGGCCGTCGAGCGCATCTCCGCTGGTCGCGCACGGGGCGCCGGCAGCACCCTCACCGGGGTGGTCCTGGTCAACGAGCAGACCCAACCGGCCTGGCTGGTGTTGAACGTCGGCGACTCCCGGGTTTACCGGTTGAGCGGCGGCGAGCTCAGCCGCATCACGCACGACCACTCGCTGGTGCAGGAGATGCTGGACGCCGGCACGCTGGCGCCGGACGAAGCCGCCGACTACGTGGGGCGCAACGTCATCACGCGTGCGATCGGCGCGGCCGATGCCCGGGCCGACTACTGGATGCACCCCGTCATCGCGGGGGAGCGCCTCTTGGTCTGCTCCGACGGCTTGAGCGGCGAACTCGTCGACGAGGTGCTGCGCGCACTGCTCACGATGGCCGGACCGGTGGAGGCGACCGCATCCGAGCTGCTGACCCAGGCACTGCTCAACGGTGGGCGAGACAACGTGTCGCTGATCGTCATCGACGTCTTGAACAGTGGAACTCAGGTGCCGATCGGCCCCGGGGGTGGCACCGACGTCAGCACCAGCGAACACGACACGGTCGACCTGCTGCTGGAGGACACCACGGAGCTGCCCTGGCGGAAGGGGCGCGGCGGTGGGCGCTGACGAGAACGCGGCGGAGCTCGGCGCTCCCGAGCAGGACCTCGACGAATCCACCCGCATCGTCCGTCGCGGCTACGAGATACCGGACCTCGACGAGGAGACTCGGATCGTCGTCCGCCCGGTGGCGCGCCAGCTCGATCTCGTTGACGAGTTCGACGAGTTCGACGAGTTCGACGAGTCCACCCGCATCGTCAACCGCGCGGTCGTCCCCGACGACGAGTCAACGGTCCTCGACCACCGAGAGTCAACGCCGTCAGGGGCGGATGTCGCGGATGCCACCAACCCAGGCCGCCGGCGGGCCGCGCGCACCGCGGCAGCCCCTGTCGCCATTCCTGCTCCCCAGCCGACGTCGACCGGCGCCGCCCCGGCCCTGCCGCCCCTGCTCGTCGGCACCAGCCTGGCGTCCGGGCAGACCGAGAGCTACCCGCCCCGAGTGCTGCCGGAACCGCCCGTGCCGCAGCACCTGCAGATCGACGTAGAGCCCAGAGAGCGACCCGCTGCGGCCCCGCGCGGCGCGACGGCCCGCCGTGTCGCGCTGACCGTGCTCGTCACACTCGTCGGCGTCGCTGCGCTCGGAGTGGCCGTCGTCGCACTCGTCCTGCTCCTCAACACGCTCTGAGCGCGCACCGCGCGCTGCACACGCCCAGCTACCGGCGCTGGATACACTGAAGCCATGACTGCGACCCCGACGCCGAAGCCACGTCTCCAGCGCCGGGTGCTCGGCCTCTCGATCGCCGGAGCGATTGTGCTCGCGCTCGGAGCGGTGGGAGCCGGCTACGTCGTCGGCCTCGACGCGACATCCAGCGCCGCGGAATCCGCCGGCGTCGGCTCGGGAGAATCGCCGGCTCGCCCCGCGCCCGAGTCCGGCGCGCCGGTCGCCCCGCTGCCGGAGCCCAGCACGGAGCCGGTGTCGCTGGTGCCCGCTGACTGCTCCGGCATCTACAGCACCGACTGGTCCACGCAGATGGACGGTTTAGTGCTCAACCCGGCGTGGAGTAGCGAATCGGGCCAGCCGGCGATCATCGGCAGCTCCGATGAGGAGCTGGAGGCGACACTGCAGGCGGCCGCACCGCTCACCTGCCGTTGGGGCAACGAACAGGGCGGGAGCGATCGGGCCCTCGTGACCAACGTGGCCCAGCTGCACGGCGACCAGTCAGAGGCATCCCTCGCCCGTATGAACGCCATCGGCTACGACTGCTACGACGAGCTCGGCGGCACTCGCTGCATCGTGGAGTCGAAGGATGACAACGGCACCTGGGGTGAATCGCACTTCCTGCGCGATGGAGTGTGGGTCGCCACCCGCTGGATGAACATCGCGCCAGACGGCTACACCCACGACATCGTCAACACCCTCTGGCCGTAGCCAGCTCGGAGCGGGCCAGCTCGCGACACGCCGTGGCCCCGAAAGTGGGGTATCGCCTGCTTGGTGAACCGCGTATGTTTGCGGCCTGAGATATAACGTCGAGCGCGTTCTTGCCCTACACAACTGCGGCTGCTCGATGATGCCGCAGCATACCTTTTTCCCGAGGAGGTTCTTGTGGCAACGCTTTCAGAAATCCTGATCCTGCATGGCCATCTGCCGATCGAGCATCTCGACGCGCTCGCATCCGACGGCGGAACCGACGAGTCCGTCGTGCGTGGCCTGGTCGAGAGCGGCGTCATCTCCGAGGTGCAGCTGACCAAGGCGCGCGCGGCTCAAGCCGGCCTGCCCTACGTCGAGCTGCTCGACTTCCCGGTTGACCGCAACGCGGTCGCGCTCGTCTCAGCAGCGGTGTGCCGCCGCCATGAGCTCCTCCCCATCGCGGTCTCCGGCGACCGCATCGCCGTCGCCATGGTGAACCCCGGCAACGTCTTCGCCATCGACGATGTGCGTGCTGCTGCACGGATGCACGTCGACCCGATCGTTGCGGAACGCAGCGACTTGTTGGCCGCCATTGCCCGCTACCACCGGGCTGACGACGAGCTCAACGACCTCACCAACACGCTCGAAGAAGAGAACGCCCCGCAGGAGTCCACCGACTTCGGCGTCGGCGACTCCGGAGACGATGACGCCCCGATCGTGCGCTTCGTCAACCTGCTGGTCAGCCAGGCCATTCAGGACAAGGCCTCCGACATCCACATCGAGCCGGCCGAGCGCGAGATGCGGGTGCGCTACCGCATCGACGGCGTGCTGCACGAGATGCAGGCCGCCCCGAAGAGCATCCAGAACGGCGTCATCTCGCGCCTCAAGATCATGAGCGACATCGACATCGCCGAGCGGCGCAAACCGCAGGACGGCCGCATGTCGGTCAACCACGGCGGGCGCAAGATCGACCTGCGCGTTGCGACCCTGCCCACGGTGTGGGGTGAGAAGGTCGTCATGCGAATCCTGGACAACACGAACACCAGCCTCGACGTGCGCGACCTCGCCCTGCTGGATCGCAACTTCGAGGCCTACAAGACCAGCTACACCAAGCCGTACGGCATGATCCTGGTGACCGGCCCGACCGGTTCCGGCAAGTCGACGACTCTGTACACGACACTCGGCGCGGTCGCCCGCCCCGAGATCAACGTGATCACCGTCGAAGACCCGGTCGAGTACCGTATGCCGGGCATCAACCAGGTGCAGGTGAACCCCAAGGCCGGCCTCACTTTTGCCAGCGCCCTGCGCAGCATCCTGCGTTCCGACCCGGATGTCGTGCTGCTCGGTGAGATCCGAGACCACGAAACGGCGCAGATCGCCATCGAGGCCTCGCTCACCGGCCACCTCGTGCTCTCCACCCTGCACACGAACGACGCCCCGAGCGCCGTCACCCGTCTTACCGAGATGGAAATCGAGCCGTTCCTCGTCGGTTCCGCCCTCGACTGCGTCGTCGCCCAGCGCCTCGCCCGGCGCCTCTGCGACCGCTGCAAGCGGCCGGAGGAACTGGAGCCCGAGTACGTGGCCCGGCTGCGTTTCCGATACGACCCGCAGCAGTCCCGCCCCGTCGTCTACCAGCCGGTCGGATGCCAGAGCTGCTCGAACACCGGGTACCGCGGACGCATCGCGGTGCACGAGGTGATGACGGTGACGGAGGAGATCGAGCGCATGGCAGTTGCCCGTTCCTCCAGCGCCGAGATCGGCCGCGTGGCCCAAGAACAGGGGATGATCACCTTGCGCGAAGACGGCTGGGAGAAGGCCAAGATGGGTCTCACCTCCATCGAGGAAATCTTGCGAGTGGTGGCGTAGCGCCATGTGGAAAAAGAGGAGAACCGTCATGCAGGATCCGATTCAGGAGACCCAGGAGACGGCAGCCCAGCCCGACGCAACGGAGTCGGAGCCAGGCTTCGACGCGCTGCTCGCCGAGTTCACGAACCGCGCACACGCCGCAGGCCTCGTGGTTCCGGCCGATCTGGGCGGCGCTCCCGCTGCAACCGGAAACGTCGTCGTGCCTCCGGCCGGCGCGCCATTCGGCACCAGCCACTCGGATGCCGCCGCACCGGCCTACTCCGCACTGACGGCGCGGCCCGCGACCGACACACCGATGTTCGCGCCCGCCGCCGCGCAGGCCGCACCCGGCGCGGAGGCCGCTGAGTTCGAGGTGCACCGGTTCGATCCCGTCGCCTACGCCAGTGGGCTCGCGGCCGAGCCGGCGCCAGCCGCGTTTGAGACCCGCATGTTCAGGCCCCCCGTCGCGGCAATGCAGCCTGTCACGGAGCCGGTCGCGGTCGATATCGTCGCGCCGGAGCCAGTCGTGCAGCAGGCTTACGTGCCGGAACCTGTCGTGCAGGAGTCTTACGTACAGGAGCCTGTCGCGCAGCAGCCAGTCGAGCCGGAGTCTGTCGAGCAGGAGCCCGCAGCCTTGCAGCCTGTCGCCTTCGACGAGCGCGATTTCGACGCGGTCGGTTTCGACACGGCGGCCTTCCCGCCGCCGGTCGAAGCGGCCCCGGTGTTCGACCTGCCCGCACCGACGGGGCTGAACGAGCTCTTCGATCCGATCCTGCCCGGCGCGGAGACCGCCGAGGTTGAGATCGAGCAGTACGCCTCCGTCGCCACCGAGGCAATGACCGTGCTTCCCTACCCGGCACAGCCGGTGTTCGACCCGCAGACCTACGCTGCCGCCTACGAGCCGCCGACTGTGGCTTTCACAGCCGTGCAGCTCGACCAGATCGACGAGATCGAGTTCGAGGTCGCCACGCTGAGCTCCGTGGAGCGCGACGCGCTTGAGAACGCCGATGAGTCGCTTGTCGCCGCATTGCAGCAGGTCGTGCTGCAGCGGGCATCCGATCTGCACATCACGAGCGACTCCCCGCCCATGCTGCGGGTCGACGGCGGCCTGCGCCCCGTCACTGCTGACGGTGCGCCGTGGGCGAGCGAGCGCGTGCTGGCTGCCCTGCAGTCGCTGCTCACCGAGGCGCAGAGCGAGAAGTTCGGGCGCGAGCTCGAGCTCGACTTCGCCTTCACAATCTCGGCCAACGCGCGCTTCCGTGTGAACTTCTACCAGCAGCGCGGCGCAGTCGGCGCGGCATTCCGTCTGATCCCGACCGAGATCAAGACGCTCGGCCAGCTCGGCGTGCCCGAGCACATCGGAAGTTTCTCGCAGCTGCCTCGTGGCCTGGTGCTGGTGACCGGCCCGACCGGCTCCGGCAAGTCCACCACGCTGGCCGCCCTCATCGACCTTGCCAACAGCACCAGGGCCGACCACATCGTGACGGTCGAAGACCCGATTGAGTTCCTGCACCAGCACAAGAAGTCGCTCGTCAACCAGCGTGAGGTCGGCAACGACACCCACAGCTTCGCCGCGGCCCTCAAGCACGTGCTGCGCCAAGACCCGGACGTCATCCTCATCGGCGAGCTCCGCGACCTCGAGACCATCTCGGTGGCGCTCACCGCCGCCGAGACCGGCCACCTCGTCTTCGCCACCCTGCACACGCAGGATGCAGCGCAGACGATTGACCGCGTCATCGACGTGTTCCCGCCGCACCAGCAGGAGCACGTGCGGGCCCAGCTCGCCGCGACCCTGCAGGGCGTCGTCTCGCAGACTCTGATCAAGCGCGCCAGCGGCAAGGGCCGTGTCGTCGCCACCGAGGTGCTCCAGACCACGCCCGCCATCGCCAACCTGATCCGCGAGGGCAAGACCTACCAGATCACCTCAATGATGCAGGCGGGCCGCGACCTCGGCATGCACACCATGGACCAGCACCTGGCCGAGCTCGTGAATGCGGGCACCATCACTCAGCAGGCCGCGCGCGAGAAGGCGCACGACCTGGATGGCTTCACCCGGATGCTCTCCGGCGTGGAATCGCCGACGGAAGCGAGCGCACGGGCCATGCAGGTCGGTGGCATCGACTTCGGCGACGCGTACTCGGCGGCCAACCGCTGATGGCGGGCACGGTCGCCTACGCTTACACCGGGCGCGACACCGCGGGCAAAAAGGTCAAGGGCAAGATCGATGCGCCCAGCGAGGGCTCCGCGGCATCCCGCCTGCAAGGGATGGGGATCTCCCCGATCGACATCACCGCTGCGCCCATCGGCACCGGCCTGAACCGCGAGATCAACATCGCCGGGCTCGGCGGAGGAGTCGGTCTCAAAGACCTCTCCATCATGAGCCGACAGATGGCCACCATGATCGGCTCCGGCCTGTCGCTGCTGCGCACGCTGAACATCCTGGCCGAGCAGACCGAGAACAAGAAGCTGGCGGGCATCCTCGGGCAAGTGCGCGACGACGTCGAGACCGGGGTGTCGATCTCCGACGCCTTCGGCAAGCACCCGAACGAGTTCCCGCCGCTCATGATCAACATGGTCAAGGCCGGCGAGACCGGCGGCTTCCTCGACGGGGCGCTCGAATCGATCGCCGAGAATTTCGAGAAAGAGGTCAAGCTCCGATCCACCATCAAGTCGGCGATGACCTACCCGGTGATCGTGTTGCTCATGTCGCTCGGTGCTGTGCTGATCATGCTGATCTTCATCGTGCCGATCTTCAAGGAGATGTTCGCTGGCATGGGGTCAGACCTGCCGTTGCCGACACAGCTCCTGGTGACGATGTCGGAGGCCATGGTCTGGTTTGTGCCGTTGTTGCTGGTGGTCGGCATCATCTTCGCCGTCTGGTGGAGCAAGAACAAGAACACCGAAGAGGTGCGCAAGACGCTCGACCCCTTCCTGCTCAAGCTGCCGGTGTTCGGGCCGTTGCTCAAGAAGATCGCCGTCGCCCGCTTCGCCCGCAACCTCTCCAACATGCTCGGCGCCGGCGTGCCGATCCTGCACGCGTTGAAGATCGTCGGCGAGACCTCGGGAAACTGGGTGATCGAAGACGCCCTCGCCCAGGTGGCCGAATCGGTGCGCCAGGGCCAGTCGATCTCTGGGCCGCTGCTCGCCCAGCCCGTTTTCCCGCCCATGGTGACGCAGATGATTGCCGTTGGCGAGGATGCCGGCTCGCTCGAGACCATGCTCGACAAGATCGGCGATTTCTACGACCACGAGGTCGAGGCGGCCACCGAGCAGCTGACGGCCGCC includes the following:
- a CDS encoding DUF58 domain-containing protein codes for the protein MTFHTESRGSQTATSTGSTTHTRYSTSRRGLFVRALVRLAEVWQALRAALGTALVWLRETVTPAGGLAALALLALPLGVVLGWTELIVAGVLAAALLLLAVPFLLGGKAYAVEFLVPVDRVVAGGEVRGTLDITNISRSFELPGRVDVPIGRGTTEIAVPLLRPGAHHRELVMIPTPRRGIIDIGPVTTLRTDPVGLLRREHAQAEVHRLYVHPVTVSIPSTSAGFVRDLEGNPTNRIVDADMSFHAIREYASGDAQRSIHWKSTAKTGQLMVRQYEESRRSRLVVVLSLQPADFHSEDEFEIAVSAAGSLGTRAIRDGRDLAVVASAQIQELARSSVHSIRSLPVVSTRALLDELSGVETAVSTMPIEDVCSLTGQAIPDVSIAIIVCGSAVTATRLRSLSLRFGPDVAVLAVRIDPLAVPSYRELAGVGVLTIAVLEDLRSLLARRAS
- a CDS encoding transglutaminase-like domain-containing protein translates to MSGPTRRSPLRDRLRGVPLVSGGAYVLAMAVLVAAAAWPIYQSPYFLVAAGGAVLLGIGVALLSLIRRWSWFTTLLVTVGAYLVFGVPLAVPSGLGGVQEALRGFLELLGRSVFGWKELVTIALPVGSYQALLVPFFAVMLCAVVLALSLVWRSTRFDLLAVPVMLAAIGFGIAFGSSLMSPAWSLGDLSVPAPRETLIGAAGFLLSLSFLTGRAGRVRRAAQNRSAASGAGSRSLAGSARRASRAALTAAVLVTAVAVAVPAAAVPLRVDQRDVLRTAIEPELALREFVSPLSAYRGFLADDRFDTELLQLSSRGVQPDRLRLAVMSYYDGEVFRVVDPARGVDERSTAFARTPGVAVGTAAETTLDVTVGGYNEVWMPLAGQLDRVDFHGSRKQALTDGFFYNERTAAGVQLNQLREGDSFTVRASAAVAADPSALAAARKPRTRAELFDESVFPESLGKWVEAQSLGSSDGAALQELITRLRQRGYLSHSLTAAGPEGHKWQQEHQNYAFAPSLAGHSVGRIDMLFSSLLDKQNATSTSDNTELVAAVGDDEQFAVAAALLAESLGFPARVVLGFRLGVDGAAAPASGMPACADGSCSGRNLSAWIEVQDDGGQWITVDVTPQYEHPLSPSEELTRDPQNTTEVITDGATEVTPPDAEPAGGGESPKDEGEQALDLAWLFTALKIAGLVLLVLLLLVAPLLAMTLAKALRRRSRRRAADTTARIAGGWDDYVDTAVDLGLPAPGTDTRTELAARYDSPNGHTIAVLADEAVFGPVDPGRAEGDAFWAAVDTERALLSSEFSRWQRLRARLSLRSFSQRLRAKAPRNG
- a CDS encoding FHA domain-containing protein; this translates as MSEGSILLVGAVVAILAVVALAVWGAFALSARARRRRAEAESEPVSAPRLGAPAFASAPALTGMPADEVPARIPFGSAGAGGAAHTAVLADVDAADVDAAENAPAEIVAADVPVETAAISYTLAMLLSEAPASSSSPPAPIEMPVELSVRIESAAPAPPAVRPLIDSVPDFSAKPATPAAAAAPAVLNVEELSAAAVAAASELDDAADDMEATIIAGRRNRAWVFESESGQRVPLSAEVVLLGRNPSPLAGFEDAQLVTVRDLGRTVSKTHARVQRHENGWQITDLSSTNGVYLIGPDGNEIELEPGIAVATTDQFILGDMSARIFQEE
- a CDS encoding PP2C family protein-serine/threonine phosphatase, which codes for MHQRSTETLAENPVVLRYQAHTDVGHKRAVNEDAVLAAHPVFIVADGMGGHEAGDLASAAIVEAFLPLVGLPEVLPEQVVAAVGRAQVAVERISAGRARGAGSTLTGVVLVNEQTQPAWLVLNVGDSRVYRLSGGELSRITHDHSLVQEMLDAGTLAPDEAADYVGRNVITRAIGAADARADYWMHPVIAGERLLVCSDGLSGELVDEVLRALLTMAGPVEATASELLTQALLNGGRDNVSLIVIDVLNSGTQVPIGPGGGTDVSTSEHDTVDLLLEDTTELPWRKGRGGGR
- a CDS encoding GspE/PulE family protein: MATLSEILILHGHLPIEHLDALASDGGTDESVVRGLVESGVISEVQLTKARAAQAGLPYVELLDFPVDRNAVALVSAAVCRRHELLPIAVSGDRIAVAMVNPGNVFAIDDVRAAARMHVDPIVAERSDLLAAIARYHRADDELNDLTNTLEEENAPQESTDFGVGDSGDDDAPIVRFVNLLVSQAIQDKASDIHIEPAEREMRVRYRIDGVLHEMQAAPKSIQNGVISRLKIMSDIDIAERRKPQDGRMSVNHGGRKIDLRVATLPTVWGEKVVMRILDNTNTSLDVRDLALLDRNFEAYKTSYTKPYGMILVTGPTGSGKSTTLYTTLGAVARPEINVITVEDPVEYRMPGINQVQVNPKAGLTFASALRSILRSDPDVVLLGEIRDHETAQIAIEASLTGHLVLSTLHTNDAPSAVTRLTEMEIEPFLVGSALDCVVAQRLARRLCDRCKRPEELEPEYVARLRFRYDPQQSRPVVYQPVGCQSCSNTGYRGRIAVHEVMTVTEEIERMAVARSSSAEIGRVAQEQGMITLREDGWEKAKMGLTSIEEILRVVA
- a CDS encoding type IV pilus twitching motility protein PilT, which codes for MQDPIQETQETAAQPDATESEPGFDALLAEFTNRAHAAGLVVPADLGGAPAATGNVVVPPAGAPFGTSHSDAAAPAYSALTARPATDTPMFAPAAAQAAPGAEAAEFEVHRFDPVAYASGLAAEPAPAAFETRMFRPPVAAMQPVTEPVAVDIVAPEPVVQQAYVPEPVVQESYVQEPVAQQPVEPESVEQEPAALQPVAFDERDFDAVGFDTAAFPPPVEAAPVFDLPAPTGLNELFDPILPGAETAEVEIEQYASVATEAMTVLPYPAQPVFDPQTYAAAYEPPTVAFTAVQLDQIDEIEFEVATLSSVERDALENADESLVAALQQVVLQRASDLHITSDSPPMLRVDGGLRPVTADGAPWASERVLAALQSLLTEAQSEKFGRELELDFAFTISANARFRVNFYQQRGAVGAAFRLIPTEIKTLGQLGVPEHIGSFSQLPRGLVLVTGPTGSGKSTTLAALIDLANSTRADHIVTVEDPIEFLHQHKKSLVNQREVGNDTHSFAAALKHVLRQDPDVILIGELRDLETISVALTAAETGHLVFATLHTQDAAQTIDRVIDVFPPHQQEHVRAQLAATLQGVVSQTLIKRASGKGRVVATEVLQTTPAIANLIREGKTYQITSMMQAGRDLGMHTMDQHLAELVNAGTITQQAAREKAHDLDGFTRMLSGVESPTEASARAMQVGGIDFGDAYSAANR